A region from the Vicia villosa cultivar HV-30 ecotype Madison, WI linkage group LG3, Vvil1.0, whole genome shotgun sequence genome encodes:
- the LOC131657317 gene encoding derlin-1.2-like — MSTPAEYYRSLPPVSKAYGVACLMTTAAYYLNLYDPWNIALFYGLVFKRFQVWRVITNFFFLGPFSFPFAARLIMIAKYGVSLERGPFDKRTADYVWMLIFGALSLLVMSAVPYLWSPFMGVSLVFMIVYVWSREFPNARINIYGLVSLKGFYLPWAMLALDLIFGNPLKPDILGMVAGHLYYFLTVLHPLAGGKFKFNTPLLVHKVVAYWGEGTQMNAPVESNPSAGIVFKGRSNRLGGTQTTTRTTSHETSDNAAASSPEQQNQGDGVAFRGKSYRLNG; from the exons ATGTCTACACCTGCAGAGTACTACCGGTCTCTACCACCTGTGAGCAAGGCCTATGGAGTAGCATGTTTGATGACAACAGCTGCATATTATCTCAATCTTTATGATCCATGGAACATAGCACTTTTTTATGGACTAGTGTTTAAACGCTTTCAG GTTTGGAGGGTTATCACAAATTTCTTCTTTCTTGGACCATTTTCATTTCCATTTGCAGCTCGTCTCATAATGAT AGCAAAATATGGTGTTTCATTGGAAAGAGGGCCATTTGATAAGAGAACTGCAGATTATGTTTGGATGTTGATATTTGGTGCACTCTCACTTCTG GTGATGAGTGCTGTGCCATATTTATGGTCTCCATTCATGGGAGTTTCTTTAGTTTTCATGATTGTCTATGTTTGGAGCCGTGAATTTCCAAATGCAAGAATCaacatttatggtttggtatcATTGAAG GGTTTTTACCTTCCATGGGCTATGCTAGCTCTTGATTTGATATTTGGAAACCCTTTAAAGCCAGACATTCTAGGAATGGTTGCAGGACACTTATATTACTTCTTAACCGTTCTTCATCCACTTGCTGGTGGAAAGTTCAAGTTCAACACTCCTCTCTTAGT TCACAAAGTAGTGGCATATTGGGGAGAAGGTACTCAAATGAATGCACCAGTGGAATCTAATCCTTCAGCTGGAATTGTGTTTAAAGGAAGAAGCAATCGTCTTGGAGGAACTCAAACAACAACAAGAACCACTTCTCATGAAACAAGTGACAATGCTGCTGCTTCTTCTCCTGAGCAGCAGAATCAGGGTGATGGAGTTGCTTTTCGCGGAAAAAGTTATCGTTTAAATGGATGA